The Synechococcus sp. M16.1 genome includes the window ACATCCTTCCCGGCGATTTCAGGATGGAGGAGATCCTGGAGGAACGCCTGGGCGATCTGGGCATACCGCTGGTGCTGAATCTGCCGCTGGGCCATGGACGGCCCAACCAAGCCTTGCCCCTGGGAGCGCAAGCGCAACTGGACGGCAACCACGGCCTGCTCAGCCTGATGGCCTGATGTGATGGCCTGATCAAAGCGTGACGCTGCTCCCGATCGAGCAGCACCACAAAAAAAGGGGGCCTTTCGGCCCCCAGCGAGTGATCGATTGATCGTGATGGTCAGGCAGCGACGGCAGCCTTGGGATCGAGAGCACCCTTGGCGTAGAGGCCGGCGTAGTAGGTGATGCTCTGCTGCTGGATCTTGCTGGCGTTGCCGGCAGCCCAGAACTGCTGGTAACGGTCCAGGCAGACCTGCTTCATGTACTTGCGAGCCGGCTTGTTGAAGTGGCGGGGGTCGAAGTTGGAAGGATCGGCCATGGCCGCTTCACGCACAGCAGCGGTGAAGGCGAGACGGTTGTCGGTGTCGATGTTCACCTTGCGCACACCGTTGCGGATGCCTTCCTGGATTTCCTCGACGGGAACGCCGTAGGTCTCGGGGATAGCACCACCGTGCTTGTTGATCATCTCCAGCCATTCCTGGGGAACGGAGGAGGAGCCGTGCATCACCAGGTGGGTGTTGGGGATGGCTTTGTGGATCTCAGCGATGCGGCTGATGGCCAGCACTTCACCCGTGGGCTTGCGGGTGAACTTGTAAGCGCCGTGGCTGGTGCCGATGGCGATGGCCAGGGCGTCGCACTTGGTCTTGGCGACGAAGTCGGCAGCCTCAGCGGGATCGGTGAGCAGCATGTCCTTGGACAGCTCGCCTTCGAAACCGTGGCCGTCTTCGGCTTCACCCTTGCCGGTTTCCAGGGAGCCCAGGCAACCCAGCTCACCCTCAACGCTCACACCGACGGAGTGGGCGAAGTCCACCACCTGCTTGGTGACGTTGACGTTGTAGTCGTAGCTGGCGGGTGTCTTGGCGTCGGCTTCCAGGGAACCGTCCATCATCACGGAGGTGAAACCGTTGATGGCAGCGGAGTAGCAAGTGTCAGGTGCGTTGCCGTGGTCCTGGTGCATCACCACGGGAATGTGGGGATAGGTCTCGGTCGCGGCCAGGATCAGGTGACGCAGGAAGATCTCACCGGCGTAGCTGCGAGCGCCGCGGGAGGCCTGGAGGATCACAGGGCTGTCGGTCTCGTCAGCCGCTTCCATGATGGCCTGGACCTGCTCCAGATTGTTCACGTTGAACGCAGGAATGCCGTAGCCGTTCTCAGCGGCGTGGTCGAGCAGGAGCCGAAGCGGAACGAGCGCCATGGATAAATCCTCGGAGGGTTGGGGTCGTCAAAGACGAATCGCCGGCAATTTTACCGCGTGTTACGCAAGATCCAATGTGCCGCCTGCTGCTTGATCGCAGGCCACACGACTGGCCACGCCCTCGGCCAGTCCAGGCA containing:
- the fba gene encoding class II fructose-bisphosphate aldolase (catalyzes the reversible aldol condensation of dihydroxyacetonephosphate and glyceraldehyde 3-phosphate in the Calvin cycle, glycolysis, and/or gluconeogenesis); its protein translation is MALVPLRLLLDHAAENGYGIPAFNVNNLEQVQAIMEAADETDSPVILQASRGARSYAGEIFLRHLILAATETYPHIPVVMHQDHGNAPDTCYSAAINGFTSVMMDGSLEADAKTPASYDYNVNVTKQVVDFAHSVGVSVEGELGCLGSLETGKGEAEDGHGFEGELSKDMLLTDPAEAADFVAKTKCDALAIAIGTSHGAYKFTRKPTGEVLAISRIAEIHKAIPNTHLVMHGSSSVPQEWLEMINKHGGAIPETYGVPVEEIQEGIRNGVRKVNIDTDNRLAFTAAVREAAMADPSNFDPRHFNKPARKYMKQVCLDRYQQFWAAGNASKIQQQSITYYAGLYAKGALDPKAAVAA